In one window of Zingiber officinale cultivar Zhangliang chromosome 11A, Zo_v1.1, whole genome shotgun sequence DNA:
- the LOC122031412 gene encoding uncharacterized protein LOC122031412, which produces MLPAPTEWSEGYDIQQVFTSVAYPQSNGQAEVGNREILWILCVRLDHVGGSWVDELPSMLWAIRMTPKEGTGATPFHMVYGGKAVVPVEVGVKSDRIQHYNEDNAEQRLLELDLVDETRAKAII; this is translated from the coding sequence atgcttcccgcaccaacagagtgGTCCGAAGGGTACGACATTCAGCAAGTCTTCACTTCAGTAGCCTACCCTCAGAGTAATGGGCAGGCGGAGGTCGGCAACCGAGAAATACTTTGGATCCTgtgcgttcggctcgaccacgttggaGGGAGTTGGGTAGATGAACTCCCCAGCATGCTATGGGCAATCCGCATGACTCCCAAGGAAGGGACCGGGGCAACGCCCTTCCACATGGTATATGGCGGCAAAGCGGTCGTCCCCGTCGAAGTCGGGGTTAAATCTGACCGGATACAACACTACAACGAAGATAACGCCGAGCAGAGGCTTCtagagctggacttggtggacgaaacGCGCGCTAAAGCGATCATCTGA